Proteins encoded within one genomic window of Hyalangium ruber:
- a CDS encoding xanthine dehydrogenase family protein molybdopterin-binding subunit, producing the protein MSQQGKPKPGPTPVGEVLGQSVPRLDAREKVTGRAVYTDDMTLPGMLHGALLGSPHAHARILSYDTSRAKALPGVKAVLTAEDLPDHKIGAVIKDQPLLARGKVLYAGEPVAAVAAVDLQTARRALEAIDIQYEPLPSVFDPEEALRPDAPVLHAQRDAYFSLQENTEARAKAPNAASHIRLIEGESDKVWERCEVIVEDVYETPAQQHVYLEPCATLASVDRDTGKVTVYTSTQSVFRTQAVIAEALGIPMSRIRVIAPRVGGGFGGKTESTNQPITVALAKATGAPVKMTFSRTDDMRMMRSRHGCRIHMRTGATRDGRILARQVRIYFDTGAYADDGPFVAGVGAWFARGPYRIPHVDIECWCVYTNRLRASAFRGFGNPQIHFASEVQIDQLAERLGMDPIELRLRNALETGERWLGGVPVESGTLKACLERAREVSDWNRRRSQQAAPTGKRRGIGIAAVGHVSALLGSSATVRLNEDGTVTVNTGAVDIGQGSDTALAQCAAAALGLSMEQINFTSPDTDGSPYDWCTGGTRTTFTVGRVVTQACEQVQQQLFEQASEMLGRPERELELRPGGIVGVKGKPDASVTFGAIAARALYFKGGPIIASSRWLFPPIPIDTKRTTAQGMSSMGNGYFVFATQVVEVEVDELTGHVQVLEGWSVHDVGRTINPAAAEGQVQGGFVQGLGFALTEELVWREGQLTNPSMSGYKVLGAPDVPVALHAVLLEHPHGEAPFGAKGVAETSIVGVAAAVSNAIRHATGAHVHRIPATSERVLRALMARGRGSQ; encoded by the coding sequence ATGAGTCAGCAGGGGAAACCGAAGCCAGGGCCGACCCCGGTGGGAGAGGTGCTGGGCCAGTCCGTGCCGAGGCTGGACGCGCGCGAGAAGGTCACCGGACGCGCGGTCTACACCGACGACATGACCCTGCCGGGCATGCTCCATGGCGCGCTGCTGGGCAGTCCCCATGCGCATGCCCGGATCCTCTCGTACGACACCTCGCGGGCCAAGGCGCTGCCCGGGGTGAAGGCCGTGCTCACGGCCGAGGATCTGCCTGACCACAAGATCGGCGCGGTCATCAAGGATCAACCGCTGCTCGCGCGCGGCAAGGTCCTCTACGCGGGCGAGCCGGTGGCGGCGGTGGCGGCGGTCGATCTCCAGACGGCCCGCCGGGCGCTCGAGGCGATCGATATCCAGTACGAGCCGCTGCCCTCGGTCTTCGATCCCGAGGAGGCGCTGCGCCCAGACGCGCCCGTGCTCCACGCCCAGCGTGACGCCTACTTCAGCCTCCAGGAGAACACCGAGGCCCGCGCCAAGGCGCCCAATGCCGCCTCACACATCCGGCTCATCGAGGGCGAGTCGGACAAGGTGTGGGAGCGGTGCGAGGTAATTGTCGAGGACGTGTACGAGACGCCCGCGCAGCAGCACGTCTACCTGGAGCCATGCGCGACGCTGGCCTCGGTGGATCGCGACACCGGCAAGGTGACGGTCTACACCTCGACCCAGTCCGTGTTCCGGACGCAGGCGGTCATCGCCGAGGCGCTGGGCATTCCCATGTCCCGGATCCGAGTCATCGCGCCCCGAGTGGGCGGAGGGTTCGGCGGAAAGACGGAGTCCACCAACCAGCCCATCACGGTGGCGCTGGCGAAGGCCACGGGCGCGCCGGTCAAGATGACGTTCTCGCGCACGGATGACATGCGGATGATGCGGTCGCGCCACGGGTGCCGCATCCACATGCGCACGGGCGCGACGCGGGACGGCCGCATCCTGGCTCGCCAGGTACGGATCTACTTCGACACGGGCGCCTACGCGGATGATGGGCCGTTCGTCGCGGGGGTGGGGGCCTGGTTCGCGCGCGGGCCGTATCGCATCCCGCACGTCGATATCGAGTGCTGGTGCGTGTACACCAACCGGCTCCGGGCGTCGGCGTTCCGAGGGTTCGGCAACCCGCAGATCCACTTCGCCAGCGAGGTGCAGATCGATCAGCTCGCAGAGCGGTTGGGCATGGACCCCATCGAGCTGCGGCTCCGCAACGCGCTCGAAACGGGGGAGCGGTGGTTGGGAGGCGTCCCCGTCGAGAGCGGCACGCTCAAGGCCTGCCTGGAGCGGGCGCGCGAGGTGTCGGACTGGAACCGGCGCCGGAGCCAGCAGGCCGCCCCTACCGGCAAGCGGCGCGGCATCGGGATCGCTGCGGTGGGGCACGTGTCGGCGCTGCTGGGCTCGAGCGCCACGGTGCGGCTCAACGAGGATGGGACGGTCACCGTCAACACGGGAGCCGTGGACATCGGCCAGGGCTCGGATACGGCGCTGGCCCAGTGCGCGGCCGCGGCCCTGGGGCTCTCGATGGAGCAGATCAACTTCACCAGTCCGGACACGGATGGCTCACCCTACGACTGGTGTACCGGAGGGACCCGCACCACGTTCACCGTGGGCCGGGTGGTCACCCAGGCGTGCGAGCAGGTCCAGCAGCAGCTCTTCGAGCAGGCCAGTGAGATGCTGGGCCGCCCGGAGCGGGAGCTCGAGCTGCGGCCCGGCGGCATCGTCGGAGTCAAAGGCAAGCCCGACGCCTCGGTGACGTTCGGCGCCATCGCAGCCCGCGCGCTTTACTTCAAGGGAGGGCCGATCATCGCCAGCTCCCGTTGGCTGTTCCCGCCGATCCCGATCGACACCAAGCGGACGACTGCCCAGGGGATGTCGTCGATGGGCAATGGCTACTTCGTGTTCGCCACGCAGGTGGTCGAGGTGGAGGTGGACGAGCTGACCGGCCACGTCCAGGTGCTCGAAGGGTGGAGCGTCCACGACGTGGGGCGCACGATCAACCCGGCGGCGGCGGAGGGGCAGGTGCAGGGCGGGTTCGTGCAGGGACTCGGCTTCGCGCTGACGGAGGAACTGGTGTGGCGGGAGGGCCAGCTGACCAACCCGAGCATGAGCGGCTACAAGGTCCTCGGGGCACCGGATGTTCCCGTCGCGCTCCACGCCGTCCTGCTGGAGCATCCCCACGGAGAGGCGCCATTCGGGGCGAAAGGGGTGGCCGAGACCAGCATCGTCGGAGTGGCCGCCGCCGTCTCCAATGCGATCCGGCATGCGACCGGAGCGCACGTACACCGGATTCCGGCCACCAGTGAACGGGTCCTGCGCGCGCTCATGGCGCGGGGCCGTGGTTCTCAGTGA
- a CDS encoding choice-of-anchor A family protein, with translation MNDYNLFLLGDYNLGTDVEGKVAAAGNITMDNFSVGWRLPATDIANTLVAGGNLTLTNGGVWGDTWHGGSYSADPSVVYPRGTVTQGSPIDFTARAAQLLSLSTQLAGLTANGTTTRENWGGLMLRGTDAQRNVFDVNASDFTGAALWSIEAPAGSFVVVNIRGSSATFGGFATQFGGGIDQHGVLYNFVDTTSITAQGFGFWGTVLAPRADIHFTNGSFDGGIYARSLTGNAEGHLNLLDEHSICQAPPTPPPGTPDGGNDGGTPDGGNGGGTPDGGNGGGTPDGGNGGHDGGCPNDDHGHGGGGHGGGGHGGGGGGHHDGDGCPNGGHGGGGHGGGGHGGGGGHHGGDGCPNDDHGHGGGGGGHGGGGHGGGGHGGGGGHHDGDGCPNDGHGGGGHGGGGHGGGGGGGGHGGGGHGGGGGGGHGGGGGGGHGGGGRGGNGGGGRGGND, from the coding sequence TTGAATGACTACAACCTGTTCTTGCTCGGGGACTACAACCTGGGCACGGACGTGGAGGGCAAGGTCGCGGCGGCTGGCAACATCACCATGGACAACTTCTCGGTGGGCTGGAGGCTGCCGGCCACGGACATCGCCAACACGCTGGTGGCGGGCGGCAACCTGACGCTCACCAATGGCGGCGTTTGGGGTGACACGTGGCACGGAGGCAGCTACAGCGCCGACCCGTCAGTGGTCTACCCGCGCGGGACTGTGACGCAGGGCTCGCCCATCGACTTTACCGCCCGCGCAGCCCAACTGCTCAGCCTGTCCACACAGCTGGCCGGCCTGACGGCCAACGGCACCACGACGCGCGAGAATTGGGGCGGACTCATGCTGCGCGGCACGGATGCGCAGCGGAACGTCTTCGACGTGAACGCCAGTGACTTCACCGGCGCCGCGCTGTGGTCCATCGAAGCGCCGGCCGGCTCCTTCGTGGTGGTCAACATCCGCGGTTCCTCGGCCACCTTCGGCGGCTTCGCCACCCAGTTCGGCGGAGGCATCGACCAGCACGGCGTGCTCTACAACTTCGTGGACACCACCAGCATCACCGCCCAGGGCTTCGGCTTCTGGGGCACGGTGCTGGCGCCCCGCGCTGACATCCACTTCACCAACGGCAGCTTCGATGGCGGCATCTACGCCAGGTCGCTGACGGGCAACGCCGAGGGCCACCTCAACCTGCTGGATGAGCACAGCATCTGCCAGGCGCCGCCGACTCCTCCTCCGGGTACGCCCGACGGCGGCAATGACGGGGGGACGCCCGACGGCGGCAATGGCGGGGGGACGCCCGACGGCGGCAATGGTGGTGGTACGCCTGACGGCGGCAATGGTGGTCATGATGGCGGTTGCCCCAACGATGACCACGGCCACGGTGGTGGCGGCCACGGTGGTGGCGGCCACGGTGGTGGCGGCGGCGGTCACCACGATGGTGACGGTTGCCCCAACGGTGGCCACGGTGGTGGCGGCCACGGTGGTGGCGGCCACGGTGGTGGTGGCGGTCACCACGGTGGTGACGGTTGCCCCAACGATGACCACGGTCACGGCGGTGGCGGTGGAGGCCACGGCGGTGGAGGCCACGGCGGTGGAGGCCACGGTGGTGGTGGCGGTCACCACGATGGTGACGGTTGCCCCAACGATGGTCACGGCGGTGGAGGCCACGGCGGTGGAGGCCACGGCGGTGGCGGTGGAGGTGGAGGCCACGGTGGTGGCGGCCACGGCGGCGGCGGTGGTGGAGGCCATGGCGGCGGCGGCGGTGGCGGCCACGGCGGTGGAGGCCGCGGCGGCAACGGTGGTGGAGGCCGCGGCGGCAACGACTGA
- a CDS encoding M20/M25/M40 family metallo-hydrolase, translating to MNTLTLREDRFLDVLRRLIALTPKLQNNPAGGLVPEERLAAQVVLDTLAPHIQSGFIQAESLAASGKEARPSLVLTVRGTGEGAVGFVGAHFDVVPADEKGEGWERSPFTLWEGPGGVLYGRGVTDCLGHVAVLTDLLAQLAEKGVRPRRTLKVVLIANEESSSLPGLGLDYVAEQGRLKDLAGQPVYWLDSANFGPTLGTGGISLWELKVTGVGGHSGMPQNCVNALELGMAASLELARWFQARFPPTEDEKKYGFLSSSSLKSTVVEGSNTKESKIPADVTLKGDLRLTPFYDMAEVRKAVTDFVQELDARLDRDEAPAGFPRTRTAAGKRGSLSFRFQGNGMEGIACRLDSPGLQALKDAMQAVRGVAPTPFSLTGSLPLVRDLQRQGCDVQITGFGEMAYYHAPNEQARLEDFRQGFSILRELLVRL from the coding sequence ATGAATACGCTCACCCTGCGCGAGGACCGCTTCCTGGATGTGCTCCGGCGTCTCATCGCCTTGACGCCGAAGCTGCAGAACAACCCGGCCGGCGGGCTGGTGCCGGAGGAGCGGCTCGCCGCGCAGGTGGTGCTGGACACGCTGGCGCCGCACATCCAGAGCGGCTTCATCCAGGCCGAGTCGCTGGCGGCCTCGGGAAAGGAGGCGCGGCCCAGCCTGGTGCTCACCGTGCGTGGCACAGGCGAGGGCGCGGTGGGCTTCGTGGGCGCGCACTTCGACGTCGTCCCCGCGGACGAGAAGGGCGAGGGCTGGGAGCGCAGCCCCTTCACGCTGTGGGAGGGGCCAGGAGGCGTCCTCTACGGGCGCGGGGTGACGGACTGCCTGGGCCACGTGGCGGTGCTGACGGATCTGCTGGCGCAGCTGGCCGAGAAGGGCGTGCGCCCACGCCGCACGCTGAAGGTGGTGCTCATCGCCAACGAGGAGTCCTCGTCGCTGCCGGGGTTGGGCCTGGACTACGTGGCCGAGCAGGGACGGCTGAAGGACCTGGCCGGGCAGCCGGTGTACTGGCTGGACAGCGCGAACTTCGGGCCCACGCTGGGAACCGGGGGCATCTCGCTGTGGGAGCTGAAGGTGACGGGCGTGGGCGGGCACTCGGGAATGCCGCAGAACTGCGTCAACGCTCTGGAGCTGGGCATGGCCGCCTCGCTGGAGCTGGCCCGCTGGTTCCAAGCGCGGTTCCCGCCCACGGAGGACGAGAAGAAGTATGGCTTCCTGTCCTCGTCCAGCCTCAAATCCACGGTGGTGGAGGGCTCCAACACCAAGGAGTCGAAGATTCCCGCCGATGTCACGCTCAAGGGTGACCTGCGCCTCACGCCCTTCTACGACATGGCGGAGGTGCGCAAGGCGGTGACGGACTTCGTGCAGGAGTTGGACGCGCGCTTGGATCGCGACGAGGCGCCCGCGGGCTTCCCTCGCACCCGCACAGCGGCGGGGAAGCGCGGCTCACTGTCGTTTCGCTTCCAGGGCAACGGCATGGAGGGCATCGCCTGCCGGCTGGACTCGCCGGGCCTCCAGGCGCTGAAAGACGCGATGCAGGCGGTGCGAGGCGTGGCGCCCACGCCGTTCTCGCTCACCGGCTCGCTGCCGCTCGTGCGAGACCTGCAGCGCCAGGGCTGCGATGTGCAGATCACGGGCTTCGGGGAGATGGCGTACTACCACGCGCCGAATGAGCAGGCTCGGCTGGAGGACTTCCGACAGGGCTTCTCCATCCTCCGCGAGCTGCTCGTGCGCCTGTGA
- a CDS encoding Hint domain-containing protein — MSPAQGFDTGIPSSNNAGNLMEYIEADLGANWSGQNCYTGQADAYEVNSSFVNKIYLSGITNQFTDGAGFKSWLRPATRKKPRPLYPTFGSQYDIYSPSNLQLFPHPTLADCRLYLDRNGTQPATAHSFYINGYCEASCYTPDQALLFTDGYKPILEALEDRREDLVTLTPDSSLDNIQLQQNKTYSYTAEFRDSTHPIIELRTASGGLLRVTTEHAVLNSQGRIVQAQTLKEGDELLKADGTPDPITSVERTTYFGKVYNLRPVSTDLVSNIVIAEGYLVGSSSYQNDDVGYINRIIMHKQVPPELIP; from the coding sequence ATGAGCCCCGCGCAGGGCTTCGATACGGGCATCCCGTCGTCCAACAACGCTGGCAACCTCATGGAGTACATCGAGGCAGACCTGGGCGCCAACTGGTCCGGGCAGAACTGCTACACCGGTCAGGCCGACGCCTACGAGGTCAACAGCTCCTTCGTCAACAAGATCTACCTCAGCGGCATCACCAACCAGTTCACGGATGGCGCGGGCTTCAAGTCGTGGCTGCGTCCGGCGACCCGGAAGAAGCCCCGCCCGCTCTACCCCACCTTCGGCAGCCAGTACGACATCTACAGCCCCAGCAACCTCCAGCTCTTCCCCCACCCCACGCTGGCGGACTGCAGGCTCTATCTGGACCGCAACGGCACCCAGCCGGCCACCGCCCACTCCTTCTACATCAACGGCTACTGCGAGGCCTCCTGCTATACCCCGGACCAGGCTCTGCTCTTCACGGATGGGTACAAGCCCATCCTTGAGGCGCTCGAGGATCGCCGCGAGGATCTCGTCACGCTGACGCCAGATTCCTCGCTCGACAACATCCAGCTCCAGCAGAACAAGACCTACAGCTACACCGCGGAGTTCCGGGACAGCACTCACCCCATCATCGAGCTGCGCACCGCCTCTGGGGGATTGCTGCGCGTCACTACGGAGCACGCTGTCCTCAACAGCCAGGGCCGCATCGTGCAGGCGCAGACGCTGAAGGAGGGGGATGAACTGCTGAAGGCGGATGGCACTCCGGATCCCATCACCAGCGTCGAGAGGACCACCTACTTCGGCAAGGTCTACAACCTGCGCCCGGTCTCGACGGACCTCGTCTCCAACATCGTCATCGCCGAGGGCTATCTCGTCGGCTCCTCCTCCTACCAGAATGATGATGTGGGCTACATCAACCGCATCATCATGCACAAGCAAGTGCCCCCAGAGCTCATTCCCTGA
- a CDS encoding MATE family efflux transporter has translation MKPGFGRDLTTGSIPRHMVAFSIPMLLGSFLQTAHSFINAIWVGQFLGTPALATVTVSFPVIFFLFAIGMGLTMATSILVSQNYGARRMDEVRKVVDSSTLIIYSLAIVLTALGELFAPSILRAMDTPADIFDASVSYLRIFLLSLPFGFGLFLLRSLLQGVGDSKTPLYFQLVSVLFATILDPLLMLGWLGFPKLGLNGTAWATLISQIGVLVALVVWLRAKKSPVAPALPRLSHLGPTTGTMLRIGLPSAVQQSFISIGMVLVTGIVNGFGEEATAAFGAASRIDQIAFMPAMTFGMAISTLAGQNLGAGHHHRVKEIFLWGCLFSGGATLLISAVAVAFPDALLRIFVTDASVLELGVSYLHIVGASYVFFGLLFVSNGIINGAGHTLTTTVFSLISLWVIRVPVAYWLSRHMGNVKGVWYALALSFVVSLSVSMAYYFSGRWKRSLVKKAPAGPAAQNPAEVFGHETGEA, from the coding sequence ATGAAACCCGGCTTTGGACGCGATCTGACCACCGGCAGCATCCCCCGGCACATGGTCGCCTTCTCCATCCCCATGCTCCTGGGGAGCTTCCTCCAGACGGCCCACAGCTTCATCAACGCCATCTGGGTGGGGCAGTTCCTCGGCACCCCGGCGCTGGCCACGGTGACGGTGAGCTTCCCCGTCATCTTCTTCCTGTTCGCCATCGGGATGGGACTCACGATGGCCACCAGCATCCTCGTGTCGCAGAACTATGGCGCCAGGCGGATGGACGAGGTGCGCAAGGTCGTCGATAGCTCCACCTTGATCATCTACTCCCTGGCGATCGTCCTCACCGCACTGGGAGAGCTGTTCGCCCCGAGCATCCTGCGCGCCATGGACACGCCCGCGGATATCTTCGACGCGTCCGTGAGCTATCTGCGGATCTTCCTGCTCTCGCTGCCCTTCGGCTTCGGGTTGTTCCTGCTCCGGAGCCTCCTCCAAGGTGTGGGCGACTCGAAGACGCCCCTCTACTTCCAGCTCGTCTCGGTCCTCTTCGCCACGATCCTCGACCCACTGCTGATGCTCGGCTGGCTGGGCTTCCCGAAGCTCGGCCTGAACGGCACCGCGTGGGCCACGCTGATCTCCCAGATCGGAGTGCTCGTGGCCCTGGTCGTCTGGCTCCGAGCGAAGAAGTCACCCGTGGCTCCGGCCTTGCCGCGCCTGAGTCACCTGGGGCCAACGACCGGGACGATGCTGCGGATCGGTCTGCCCTCGGCCGTGCAGCAATCCTTCATCTCGATCGGCATGGTGCTCGTCACCGGCATCGTCAACGGCTTTGGGGAAGAGGCCACTGCCGCCTTTGGTGCTGCCTCTCGGATCGATCAGATCGCCTTCATGCCCGCCATGACGTTCGGGATGGCGATCTCGACCCTCGCGGGACAGAACCTGGGGGCGGGCCACCACCATCGCGTCAAGGAGATCTTCCTCTGGGGTTGCCTCTTCAGCGGTGGAGCCACGCTCCTCATCTCGGCGGTGGCCGTGGCGTTCCCTGATGCACTGCTGCGGATCTTCGTCACGGACGCCTCGGTCCTCGAGTTGGGCGTCTCGTACCTGCACATCGTCGGGGCCTCCTACGTCTTCTTCGGCCTCCTCTTCGTCAGCAACGGGATCATCAACGGTGCGGGCCACACCCTGACGACGACTGTGTTCTCGCTCATCAGCCTCTGGGTGATACGCGTCCCCGTCGCCTACTGGCTCTCTCGGCACATGGGCAACGTGAAGGGGGTCTGGTACGCGCTGGCGCTGAGCTTCGTCGTGTCGTTGAGCGTCAGCATGGCGTACTACTTCTCGGGCCGATGGAAGCGGTCGCTCGTCAAGAAGGCTCCGGCGGGTCCGGCCGCGCAGAATCCCGCCGAGGTGTTCGGCCATGAGACAGGGGAGGCTTGA
- a CDS encoding MFS transporter — protein MKSDTGVRQRLYSIFGGSVGNLIEWYDFYIYSAFSLYFAKAFFPSDNPLVEQLNSAGVFALGFLIRPMGGWVMGLYADLHGRRAALSLSVTLMCLGSFIIAVCPTYERIGVLAPTVLILARLLQGLSLGGEYGTSATYLSEVATSRHRGFYSSFQYVTLIMGQLLATVTLLVLQRLVLSHEQLQEWGWRIPFLCGAALAVVGFYLRRNMVETEAFQAETAKKTEQRPMSELLRHPKEIALVVGLTLGGTLAFYTYTVYMQKFLVNSVGLTRDQATLISVSSLFLYMLLQPVFGLLSDKVGRKPVLMGFGVLGTLCTVPLLTTLTQTRDAFTAFLLVMAALVILSGYTSINAVVKAELFPARIRALGVGLPYALTVSIFGGTAEYVGTWLKLSGRETWFFWYVSGAILCSLLIYTFMRDTRQHHRFE, from the coding sequence GTGAAGTCTGATACCGGAGTGCGTCAGCGGCTGTATTCGATCTTCGGCGGCTCGGTGGGAAACCTCATCGAGTGGTACGACTTCTACATCTACTCGGCGTTCTCGCTGTACTTCGCGAAGGCGTTCTTCCCGAGCGACAACCCGCTGGTGGAGCAGCTCAACTCGGCGGGGGTGTTCGCGCTCGGCTTCCTGATCCGCCCGATGGGCGGCTGGGTGATGGGGCTCTACGCGGACCTGCACGGACGCCGCGCGGCGCTGTCGCTGTCGGTCACGCTGATGTGCCTGGGCTCCTTCATCATCGCCGTCTGCCCGACGTACGAGCGGATTGGCGTGCTGGCGCCCACGGTGCTGATCCTGGCGAGGCTGCTCCAGGGGCTCTCGCTGGGAGGAGAGTACGGCACCAGCGCCACATACCTCAGCGAGGTGGCCACCTCCCGGCACAGGGGCTTCTACAGCTCGTTCCAGTACGTCACGCTCATCATGGGACAGCTCCTGGCGACGGTGACGTTGCTGGTGCTGCAGCGGCTGGTGCTCAGCCATGAGCAGCTCCAGGAGTGGGGCTGGAGAATCCCGTTCCTGTGCGGCGCCGCGCTGGCGGTGGTGGGCTTCTACCTGCGCCGCAACATGGTGGAGACGGAGGCCTTCCAGGCGGAGACGGCGAAGAAGACGGAGCAGCGTCCCATGAGCGAGCTGCTGCGGCACCCGAAGGAGATCGCCCTGGTCGTCGGGCTGACGCTGGGAGGCACGCTCGCCTTCTACACGTACACCGTCTACATGCAGAAGTTCCTGGTGAACTCGGTGGGGCTGACACGGGACCAGGCCACGCTCATCTCCGTCTCGTCCCTGTTCCTCTACATGCTGTTGCAGCCGGTGTTCGGGCTGCTCTCGGACAAGGTGGGCCGAAAGCCCGTGCTGATGGGGTTCGGCGTGCTGGGCACGCTCTGTACCGTGCCCCTGCTGACGACGTTGACGCAGACCCGGGACGCGTTCACCGCGTTCCTGCTGGTGATGGCGGCGCTGGTCATCCTCTCGGGCTACACCTCGATCAACGCGGTGGTGAAGGCGGAGCTGTTCCCGGCGCGCATCCGGGCCCTGGGAGTAGGGCTGCCGTATGCGCTGACGGTGTCCATCTTCGGAGGGACGGCTGAGTACGTGGGCACGTGGCTCAAGCTGTCCGGGCGCGAGACGTGGTTCTTCTGGTACGTGTCGGGCGCCATTCTCTGCTCACTGCTCATCTACACCTTCATGCGAGACACGCGGCAGCACCACCGCTTCGAGTGA
- a CDS encoding (2Fe-2S)-binding protein — protein sequence MADKIPLSLTINGTTHTLAVPPERTLLDVLREDLRATGTRRGCDQGSCGACMVLVDGEPVFSCLSLALPLRDRAITTIEGVEQGNALHPVQQALVQHGAVQCGFCMSGIVITAKALLDRNPHPTVEEVRQALGSNVCRCSGYAKVVEAIASVGGRP from the coding sequence ATGGCTGACAAGATCCCTCTGTCCCTCACCATCAATGGGACGACCCACACGCTCGCGGTCCCTCCGGAGCGGACGCTGTTGGACGTGCTCCGGGAGGACCTTCGCGCGACGGGCACCCGGCGAGGCTGTGACCAGGGGAGCTGCGGGGCCTGCATGGTGCTGGTGGACGGCGAGCCGGTGTTCTCCTGCCTGTCCCTGGCCTTGCCCCTGCGGGACCGAGCGATCACCACGATCGAGGGAGTGGAGCAAGGCAACGCGCTCCACCCGGTGCAGCAGGCCCTGGTCCAGCACGGAGCGGTGCAGTGCGGCTTCTGCATGTCCGGCATCGTCATCACGGCGAAGGCACTGCTCGATCGCAATCCGCACCCCACGGTGGAGGAGGTCCGCCAGGCGCTGGGCAGCAACGTCTGCCGATGCTCGGGCTACGCGAAGGTCGTGGAGGCCATCGCCTCGGTGGGAGGGCGGCCATGA
- a CDS encoding nucleoside deaminase — MNDAHPFATRVNAQLPDWLVKELPTYNARLPTAAERAALVNKLAARNYKEGNGGPFAALVVDPATGELISIGVNVVLSSGLSSVHAEVMAISLAQTRLGAWDLGSAGGRELELVVNWRPCTMCYGALVWSGIKHLLLAGDGPECEALTGFDEGPMPTDWKAELEARGIRVTSGVRRDEAIAVFAEYGRSGALVYNARGTGSRLQD; from the coding sequence ATGAACGACGCACACCCTTTCGCCACACGCGTAAACGCACAGCTGCCCGACTGGCTCGTCAAAGAGCTGCCCACGTACAACGCGCGCTTGCCCACCGCCGCGGAGCGCGCCGCCCTCGTCAACAAGCTCGCCGCTCGCAATTACAAGGAGGGCAATGGCGGGCCGTTCGCCGCGCTCGTCGTTGACCCCGCGACGGGAGAATTGATCTCCATCGGCGTCAACGTCGTGTTGAGCTCGGGCCTCTCCTCCGTGCATGCGGAGGTCATGGCGATCTCGCTCGCCCAGACCCGCCTCGGGGCCTGGGACCTGGGCTCGGCTGGGGGTCGCGAGCTCGAGCTCGTCGTCAACTGGCGCCCATGCACCATGTGCTACGGCGCGCTCGTCTGGTCCGGCATCAAGCACCTGCTCCTCGCCGGCGATGGTCCCGAGTGCGAAGCGCTCACGGGCTTCGACGAAGGGCCCATGCCCACGGACTGGAAAGCAGAGCTCGAGGCCCGTGGAATCCGCGTCACCTCTGGAGTGCGGCGGGATGAAGCGATCGCGGTCTTCGCCGAATATGGCCGCTCGGGCGCGCTCGTCTACAACGCTCGCGGAACCGGCTCACGCCTGCAGGACTGA
- a CDS encoding Hint domain-containing protein, with product MAARSVVQAMLYASLVLPALAGAQPILLQRCTADGLDAAGAEARVHWARRCALTLHVVYPSLGWDTGMPSANNAGNLIEYTEADPSSNWSGQNCYTGQSDSYDVNFSFVSKLFLSGPTNQYTDGAGFKSWLRSAARKKARPLYPIFGSSYDIYSTGNRQLFPHPTLTNCTLYLDRNGTQPATGYNFFLNGYCENASFTPEQKVLFSDGSMPIVDAVKSLREDLVTLTPNSTLDTVRLQQNQTYSYTADFRDSTHSILELRTASGGLLRVTEEHAIINSEGRMVSAQTLKVGDELLTMEGTRDPLVSIEKTTHYGKVYNLRPTSSDLVSNILVAEGYLVGSSAFLNDEIGYLNRIVLHKQIPPELIP from the coding sequence ATGGCAGCAAGATCTGTTGTTCAGGCCATGCTCTATGCGTCGCTGGTCCTGCCAGCGCTTGCCGGTGCTCAGCCCATTCTGTTGCAGCGCTGCACCGCTGACGGCCTGGACGCTGCGGGAGCCGAGGCGCGCGTCCACTGGGCCCGCCGGTGCGCGCTAACGCTGCACGTCGTCTACCCCAGCCTGGGTTGGGACACCGGTATGCCTTCGGCAAACAATGCCGGTAACCTCATCGAATACACGGAGGCCGACCCCAGCAGCAACTGGTCGGGCCAGAACTGTTACACGGGCCAGAGTGACTCATACGATGTCAACTTCTCCTTCGTCAGCAAGCTCTTCCTCTCCGGCCCGACCAACCAGTACACAGATGGCGCTGGCTTCAAGTCGTGGTTGCGGAGTGCAGCCCGGAAGAAGGCTCGCCCCCTCTATCCTATCTTCGGCAGCAGCTACGACATCTACAGCACCGGCAATCGCCAGCTCTTCCCTCACCCCACGCTGACCAACTGCACGCTCTACCTGGACCGCAACGGCACCCAGCCTGCCACCGGCTATAACTTCTTCCTCAATGGCTACTGCGAGAACGCCTCCTTCACTCCGGAGCAGAAGGTGCTCTTCTCGGATGGCTCGATGCCCATCGTCGATGCGGTCAAGTCCCTCCGAGAGGACCTCGTCACCCTGACGCCCAACTCCACTCTCGACACCGTTCGGCTTCAGCAGAATCAGACCTATAGCTACACCGCGGACTTCCGGGACAGCACTCACTCCATCCTCGAGCTGCGCACTGCCTCCGGCGGCTTGCTGCGGGTCACCGAGGAGCACGCCATCATCAATAGCGAGGGCCGCATGGTTTCGGCTCAGACGTTGAAGGTGGGCGATGAGCTCCTGACGATGGAGGGCACCCGCGACCCCCTCGTCAGCATTGAGAAGACCACCCACTACGGCAAGGTCTACAACCTGCGCCCGACCTCTTCGGATCTCGTCTCCAACATCCTCGTCGCCGAGGGCTATCTGGTCGGCTCTTCTGCCTTCCTGAATGATGAGATTGGCTATCTCAACCGCATCGTCCTCCACAAGCAGATCCCCCCCGAGCTCATCCCCTGA